From Clostridia bacterium, the proteins below share one genomic window:
- a CDS encoding Ger(x)C family spore germination protein: MRRLVTIKVKSIILLVLVLGLLILAGGCWNRREINDLAMVSAAGMDYIDGRYRVTAEIFRPGMPGGGRGGVPGRQSIIATGEGPTVFSAIRNLALKVPRRTYWAHGNVVVVGEDLARRGMEEVIDFWDRDPEARRSSYFLITQGQAADLIVRPQAGIERSLGREIAGLAKTSRSAGYSYVSTLHHFLVTMASGSTAPTLAIVEFSPQMQPPPPPGGAAPAGGGSGEGSTVSADSMLGVIKDEPVLTQTVRVSGVGVFRQDKMIGQLNARETRGMMWVRGLTSVNNTLRVECPAFSPAPVTLEVIRSRPKVVAKVIGGRPQVKVEIKAEGNLVDQGCADDLTVWNLWGNLEQQGANVIRGEILEAVRKAQELRADVFGFGEALHRSQPKVWAQIKQHWEDEFSLLPVEVEVEFKLRRSGLDLRGPGRGP; the protein is encoded by the coding sequence GTGAGGAGGTTAGTCACCATTAAAGTCAAGAGCATTATTCTTTTGGTACTGGTATTGGGATTGTTGATTCTTGCTGGTGGTTGCTGGAACCGTCGAGAAATCAACGATCTAGCTATGGTCTCCGCAGCTGGCATGGACTATATCGATGGCCGCTATCGAGTTACGGCAGAAATCTTTCGACCCGGCATGCCGGGAGGGGGGCGAGGGGGAGTCCCAGGCCGCCAATCCATCATTGCCACCGGCGAAGGCCCTACCGTTTTTAGTGCTATCCGTAACCTAGCCCTAAAAGTTCCCCGCCGCACTTACTGGGCTCATGGGAATGTGGTGGTGGTGGGAGAGGACCTGGCCCGAAGGGGAATGGAAGAAGTTATTGATTTTTGGGATCGCGACCCCGAGGCCAGGCGCAGCAGCTACTTTTTGATCACTCAGGGCCAAGCGGCCGACTTAATCGTCAGACCTCAGGCTGGGATTGAGCGCTCCCTGGGGAGAGAGATTGCTGGCCTAGCCAAGACCAGCCGTTCCGCAGGGTACAGCTACGTGTCTACGCTCCACCACTTTCTGGTTACTATGGCTTCAGGCAGCACCGCTCCTACGCTGGCTATCGTTGAGTTCAGCCCGCAAATGCAGCCACCCCCGCCGCCTGGCGGAGCTGCCCCTGCTGGCGGTGGAAGCGGTGAGGGCAGCACTGTCAGCGCGGACAGCATGCTGGGCGTAATCAAGGATGAGCCCGTGCTTACCCAGACGGTTCGGGTTTCTGGGGTGGGCGTGTTTCGCCAGGACAAAATGATTGGCCAGCTGAATGCGCGCGAAACCCGCGGCATGATGTGGGTACGGGGCTTGACGAGCGTCAATAACACCTTGCGGGTAGAATGTCCTGCATTTAGTCCGGCACCGGTGACTTTGGAGGTCATACGCTCCCGGCCCAAAGTTGTAGCTAAGGTTATTGGGGGTAGGCCCCAGGTCAAGGTCGAAATTAAGGCCGAGGGCAATCTGGTGGACCAAGGATGCGCCGATGACCTTACGGTTTGGAATCTCTGGGGCAATCTGGAACAACAGGGCGCCAACGTCATCCGCGGTGAAATCCTAGAGGCGGTAAGGAAGGCTCAAGAACTCCGGGCTGACGTTTTTGGCTTTGGAGAAGCTTTGCATCGCTCCCAGCCCAAGGTCTGGGCGCAGATTAAGCAACATTGGGAGGATGAATTTTCCTTGTTGCCGGTGGAAGTAGAAGTAGAGTTTAAGCTCCGCCGGAGCGGCTTGGACCTGAGGGGGCCGGGGAGGGGGCCATGA